One Ooceraea biroi isolate clonal line C1 chromosome 6, Obir_v5.4, whole genome shotgun sequence genomic window carries:
- the LOC105284530 gene encoding trithorax group protein osa isoform X4, with product MAATQAESQQNDVKLNESVKCAQKRTQVGGNSASASAKQQLDPEPDDKVPRGAAQLLKYVNRGGDTTGYEMSQYREDIGGHTAAGEVKSPREAGQVPQEPVGKQETHDAPGHPGHPGHPFAPNVMRDYTDEYSNKSGEFAASKSLADYSTGKQLPEYVAKHVDFPGKQLDYHGKHLMHESERAHRVVEMEEHYSATKIESRLTYVGTSPGNFSNQPRFLSGQSISQATGPTPTLNQLLQASTPVHRFHGNYPGMAPEYQQPWPMQRPPVVPPVYPQPSQRPPQTGSPRLHTGPGGQSSPTPMQYQQYTQRYSSPTRPHAPYSHHQLNSYTTQSSHPSSLYTEQRGWNQGGPPNPPPPPSNQVTPSGQSPQRALSQSPAPPPAASPQPQATSQSQAFHNLQQRSTTPNTQGIDSGELSGQNSNDSSNGPACPGTPNSQGMRPTPSPTGSTGSRSMSPAVGQQNVQMPPRPSSSQSDGSGPAPRMSHSPMTTQGAYQQPLGPSPHMHTYKMNSTGPGVVQPGPGSTALGGISPMGGGMGYAAGATAPGQPGGYHAQSTYPPPRPHMQFPQGYPTPANSQPPPNNQYQPPNRPNNLVQYPPYTHKMGFNSVPPGMPPSPGPPQVYGASGTAMVPPGAPGVPVIGNMGPPASSMGPPPPSPNHISNQPPPPTSSAVPHLHTPAATPPLNHEGSPMPPPSTTPNSHPASAPTPISHNSADLTAETSNDSGITTTASGTSAINVISTSSGTVTSVITTGPDGTSLDEGSQQSTLSNASAASGEDPAFTPKVRKEMMGGYHSHPATPQSTVPSPGAASINSIHEEYSDMNSPGWPRTPASPVFNSHVPQDPYRSKKPDSLAKLYEMDDSMERRTWLDKLVTFMEERRTPITSCPTISKNPLDLFRLYLYVKERGGFMEVTKNKTWKDIAGLLGIGASSSAAYTLRKHYTKHLLAYECHFDRGGVDPQPIINQVEAGSKKKGSKGTASVPSPGSSNSQDSFPAAGSSNASMDGYGSYQSSYAGGTPGGPSSEYTPPPPRPPSQSSAPSAHQGIQQGSYQNTGSYQNYPQEQYVRPQGNTLSQQSEFNQPYSPRSHYPPYVPDVDRGYPGSTMPPNNATGQDMYNRYTSGQQGPASYPTGTPPNARNNSYPSGPQAHPATVQQQTATSQPSSPSQPPAATSYSCQQEYYRQEQSGYGAPGGTQIYAGGASANKNMPPPPPGPSQPRRHPDFAKDQQYPQYNQQRPAYPGWPNTTNQYNSSSGNNRVQYPSQQTQSPSQQQQQQQQQQPQPVPQVGSAAPPASVAVGGMTSSQQWVASQQPNRSSSQPPLNTIAHAPPPWDHRYTNQPSPLYPAPGTHQNQLGVNPMISQQPTSKREMTFPPDSVEAITPLLYKRRKLARAEVAPVEAWRIMMALRSGLLAESCWALDVLNILLFDDSSVSYFGLAHLPGLLDVLLEHFSRSLSDMFELCVNDDDRYCQSADGPEVDLGAVTRPIDSEDRTKLLSTSNYTYLSRRGRPVKIVPRDDDLFVLDTRRSWDHQECESETEPWQVDANATKYIVTCFQSEMGSVPFARLLRDEKPPLLQKEVDSTDSKDEVKADGVGGVHETLDLFSKSGDLGDKQSGKEGGERKQQQQQLDKKKKTKTLSDVLSRIKKEPVEMNDLTRELFEKKNDGFKKDCDNETAKANNNMGEHLGSDVSKNDEDSLPTQNGLNDSAAPIAVTTGNIGNLDKSEIKTETTTDEQELGMRDDKEGPRLKIRDPAGTLKRRRISDYEDESYSRDEASLYLVTETQDSLARRCVCLSTILRNLTFIPGNEAEFAKNVTFLSLLGKLLLLHHEHPVRAQKTRNYDREEDADFADSCSSLQGESEWWWDFLHHVRENVLVMAANISGHMDLSQHPEEISRPVLDGLLHWAVCPAAHGQDPFPTVGPNSSLSPQRLALEALCKLCVTECNVDLVVATPPYSRLQRLCSVLTRLLCRSEEQVLREFGVNLLHFLSAADSGVARTIALQTPCVALLVAFIEQAETSALGVANQHGLAALRDNPESMGTSLDMLRRAAGTLLNLARHPDNRTLLLQHESRLLALVMSQILDQQVAAIVARVLFQCSRGT from the exons ATGGCTGCGACGCAAGCCGAGAGCCAACAAAACGATGTGAAGCTGAACGAGTCCGTGAAATGCGCACAGAAGCGTACGCAAGTCGGTGGGAATAGTGCGAGTGCCAGTGCAAAACAGCAGCTGGATCCTGAGCCGGACGATAAGGTGCCCCGGGGCGCGGCCCAGCTGCTTAAATATGTGAATCGCGGCGGCGACACGACGGGCTACGAGATGAGTCAATACCGCGAGGACATTGGCGGGCACACTGCCGCCGGTGAGGTAAAATCGCCGCGCGAGGCCGGTCAGGTACCCCAGGAGCCCGTCGGCAAGCAGGAGACGCACGACGCGCCCGGCCACCCCGGCCATCCGGGCCATCCGTTCGCGCCAAACGTGATGCGCGACTACACGGACGAGTATAGCAACAAATCCGGCGAGTTCGCCGCGAGCAAGTCGCTCGCCGATTATTCGACCGGCAAGCAGCTACCGGAATACGTGGCGAAGCATGTCGACTTTCCCGGCAAGCAGCTCGACTACCACGGTAAACACTTGATGCACGAGAGCGAGCGGGCGCACCGGGTCGTCGAGATGGAGGAGCACTACTCCGCGACGAAGATCGAGTCGCGTCTCACGTACGTTGGCACGAGCCCGGGCAACTTCTCCAACCAGCCGAGGTTTCTCTCGGGACAGAGTATATCCCAGGCGACCGGTCCGACGCCTACGTTGAACCAGTTGCTGCAGGCGTCCACTCCGGTTCACCGGTTTCATGGCAATTATCCAGGGATGGCACCGGAGTATCAACAACCATGGCCCATGCAAAGGCCACCGGTTGTACCTCCTGTTTATCCGCAACCTAGCCAGCGCCCTCCGCAAACG GGCTCACCGAGATTACACACAGGGCCAGGAGGACAGAGTTCTCCCACACCCATGCAATATCAACAATATACCCAACGATATTCTTCTCCTACGAGACCTCATGCACCTTATAGTCATCATCAG CTAAACTCTTATACAACGCAAAGCAGTCATCCCTCGAGTTTATACACGGAACAAAGAGGATGGAACCAAGGTGGCCCTCCAAATCCACCTCCACCACCGAGTAATCAAGTCACTCCATCGGGACAATCACCGCAGCGTGCTTTGTCTCAGTCTCCAGCACCGCCACCTGCTGCGTCGCCACAGCCACAGGCTACCAGTCAATCTCAA GCTTTCCACAATCTGCAACAGAGATCTACAACACCAAATACTCAAGGAATTGATTCAGGG GAACTATCAGGACAGAATAGTAACGACAGTTCGAATGGACCAGCTTGCCCAGGGACACCAAATTCTCAGGGGATGAGACCTACCCCGTCACCAACAGGATCCACAGGTTCTCGCTCGATGTCCCCTGCTGTTG GTCAACAAAACGTTCAGATGCCTCCACGCCCGTCAAGCAGCCAATCGGATGGTAGTGGACCAGCACCACGCATGAGTCATTCTCCTATGACTACTCAAG GAGCATACCAGCAGCCATTGGGTCCTTCACCACACATGCATACCTACAAAATGAACAGCACTGGTCCTGGTGTAGTGCAACCGGGACCCGGTTCGACGGCTCTCGGTGGGATCAGCCCAATGGGTGGTGGGATGGGCTATGCAGCTGGTGCTACGGCCCCGGGTCAACCTGGGGGTTATCACGCGCAATCCACGTATCCACCTCCGCGTCCTCACATGCAGTTTCCGCAGGGGTATCCGACACCTGCGAACTCACAACCACCACCTAACAATCAGTATCAACCTCCCAACAGACCCAATAATTTGGTACAATACCCGCCGTACACG CATAAAATGGGCTTCAACAGTGTGCCACCTGGAATGCCACCGAGTCCAGGACCGCCACAGGTTTACGGTGCTAGCGGTACCGCGATGGTACCGCCGGGTGCACCTGGAGTACCTGTCATTGGTAACATGGGACCGCCTGCGAGTTCCATGGGCCCACCACCACCGTCTCCCAATCACATAAGTAACCAGCCGCCACCGCCTACCAGCTCGGCGGTACCGCACTTGCATACTCCAGCGGCCACACCGCCGCTCAATCACGAGGGCAGCCCGATGCCGCCGCCGAGTACTACACCGAATTCGCATCCCGCGTCGGCACCGACGCCAATCAGCCACAATTCCGCAGATCTCACGGCTGAGACTTCCAACGACAGCGGCATAACTACAACCGCTTCAG GTACGTCAGCTATAAATGTCATATCTACTTCGAGTGGTACTGTGACATCTGTAATAACGACAGGTCCAGACGGCACGTCTCTGGATGAAGGTTCGCAACAATCAACCTTGTCTAATGCATCAGCTG CTTCTGGTGAAGATCCGGCATTCACACCAAAAGTACGGAAGGAGATGATGGGAGGATACCACAGCCATCCTGCGACGCCGCAGAGTACAGTCCCGTCTCCTGGCGCCGCTAGCATCAATTCGATTCACGAGGAATATTCTGACATGAACAGTCCTGGTTGGCCGCGTACTCCTGCTAGTCCT gtGTTTAACAGTCATGTGCCTCAAGACCCATACAGATCTAAG AAGCCAGATAGTTTGGCAAAATTATACGAGATGGACGACTCGATGGAACGACGAACCTGGCTGGACAAGCTGGTCACTTTCATGGAAGAGCGAAGAACACCGATCACCAGCTGTCCTACCATCTCCAAGAACCCCCTCGATCTGTTTCGGCTATATCTCTACGTGAAGGAGAGGGGGGGCTTCATGGAG GTGACGAAAAATAAGACATGGAAGGATATAGCCGGCCTGTTGGGTATCGGCGCGAGCAGCAGCGCAGCGTACACGTTGCGCAAACATTACACAAAGCACTTGCTGGCATACGAATGTCACTTCGATCGCGGCGGTGTGGATCCGCAACCCATTATTAATCAGGTCGAAGCAGGCTCGAAGAAAAAGGGATCTAAGGGGACAGCTTCTGTACCATCACCTG GTTCTTCCAATTCTCAAGACTCATTTCCTGCTGCTGGATCAAGCAACGCTTCCATGGACGGCTATGGAAGTTACCAAAGTAGTTACGCAGGCGGTACTCCTGGTGGTCCTTCGTCAGAATACACGCCCCCGCCGCCGAGGCCACCCAGTCAAAGCAGTGCACCCTCCGCCCATCAAG GGATACAACAAGGCAGTTACCAAAACACGGGTTCGTATCAGAACTATCCACAGGAACAGTACGTTCGACCGCAAGGAAACACGCTGTCTCAGCAGAGCGAGTTTAATCAACCGTATTCACCTAGATCGCATTATCCTCCGTACGTGCCGGATGTCGATAG GGGTTATCCGGGTAGTACCATGCCACCAAACAATGCTACCGGACAAGACATGTATAATAGATATACAAGCGGTCAGCAGGGTCCCGCCAGCTATCCCACAGGAACGCCTCCCAACGCGCGGAATAACAGTTATCCGTCGGGGCCACAAGCTCATCCGGCTACTGTGCAACAGCAAACGGCAACCAGCCAGCCTTCCTCACCCTCGCAACCGCCAGCTGCAACGTCATACTCTTGTCAACAGGAGTACTACCGACAAGAACAA AGTGGGTACGGAGCACCCGGTGGAACTCAAATATATGCCGGAGGCGCATCAGCTAACAAGAATATGCCGCCGCCTCCTCCGGGTCCCAGCCAACCTAGACGTCATCCAGACTTTGCCAAAGACCAACAGTATCCCCAGTATAATCAGCAGCGACCAGCGTATCCAG GATGGCCAAATACAACCAATCAGTACAACAGTAGTAGTGGAAATAACAGGGTGCAGTACCCGAGCCAGCAGACACAATCGCCgtcgcagcaacagcaacagcagcagcagcagcagccacaACCAGTGCCGCAAGTTGGCTCAGCCGCTCCGCCCGCCTCGGTCGCAGTTGGTGGTATGACTAGTAGCCAACAATGGGTAGCCAGTCAGCAGCCGAACAGGTCTTCGTCCCAACCGCCTCTGAACACTATTGCGCACGCACCACCGCCGTGGGATCATCGTTATACGAATCAACCGTCCCCTTTGTATCCAGCACCTGGAACTCATCAG AATCAACTTGGAGTGAATCCCATGATCAGCCAACAGCCGACGTCAAAGAGAGAAATGACATTCCCTCCTGACAGCGTGGAAGCGATCACACCTCTTTTGTATAAGCGACGAAAACTGGCGCGCGCCGAAGTGGCACCAGTGGAAGCTTGGCGCATCATGATGGCTTTGCGGTCGGGCTTGCTTGCCGAGAGTTGCTGGGCCCTCGACGTATTGAACATTTTGTTATTCGACGACTCTTCC GTAAGTTATTTTGGATTAGCACATTTACCCGGACTACTGGACGTTTTGCTGGAACACTTCTCGCGCTCCCTGTCCGACATGTTTGAATTGTGTGTGAACGATGACGATCGTTACTGTCAATCCGCGGATGGTCCCGAGGTAGACCTCGGCGCAGTGACGCGCCCGATCGATTCGGAGGATCGGACCAAACTACTGTCGACATCAAATTACACGTATCTCTCGCGGAGAGGTCGCCCTGTGAAGATTGTTCCACGGGATGACGATTTGTTCGTCTTGGACACTCGAAGATCTTGGGATCATCAGGAATGCGAGTCGGAGACCGAACCGTGGCAGGTTGATGCAAATGCGACGAAGTACATCGTCACGTGTTTTCAATCCGAGATGGGCTCAGTACCTTTTGCTCGCTTGTTGAGGGATGAGAAACCACCGTTGCTGCAGAAGGAGGTCGACAGTACCGACTCGAAGGACGAGGTCAAAGCTGATGGCGTTGGTGGTGTTCACGAGACATTAGACTTATTCAGCAAATCCGGCGATCTTGGTGACAAGCAGTCCGGCAAAGAGGGTGGTGAGCgcaagcagcagcagcagcaattggataagaagaaaaagacgaaAACACTGAGCGACGTGCTGTCGAGGATCAAGAAGGAGCCCGTGGAAATGAACGATCTCACAAGGGAATTATTCGAGAAGAAAAACGACGGTTTTAAAAAGGACTGTGACAACGAGACAGCGAAAGCAAACAACAATATGGGCGAGCATTTAGGAAGCGACGTGTCGAAGAATGACGAGGACTCGCTGCCGACGCAGAATGGATTGAATGACTCCGCAGCGCCGATAGCAGTGACAACAGGCAATATCGGTAATTTAGACAAGTCCGAAATCAAGACAGAAACGACGACAGACGAGCAGGAGTTGGGAATGAGAGACGACAAGGAGGGACCAAGATTAAAGATACGAGATCCGGCAGGAACGCTGAAGCGACGGAGGATAAGCGACTACGAGGACGAGAGCTATTCCAGAGACGAGGCAAGCCTGTATCTGGTTACGGAAACGCAGGACAGCCTGGCTCGCCGATGCGTGTGCCTGTCGACGATCCTAAGGAATCTCACTTTCATCCCGGGTAACGAGGCAGAGTTTGCAAAGAACGTTACGTTTCTCAGCCTGCTCGGTAAGCTATTGCTGTTGCATCACGAGCACCCGGTTCGGGCGCAGAAAACGCGCAACTACGACCGTGAAGAAGACGCGGATTTTGCGGATTCGTGTAGTAGCCTACAAGGTGAGAGCGAGTGGTGGTGGGACTTCCTGCATCACGTGAGAGAGAACGTTCTCGTGATGGCCGCCAACATATCTGGCCATATGGACTTGAGCCAGCATCCGGAGGAGATATCGCGGCCGGTACTCGATGGCCTCCTACACTGGGCGGTTTGCCCGGCCGCTCATGGTCAGGATCCCTTCCCAACCGTTGGCCCGAACTCCTCGCTGTCGCCTCAACGACTCGCGTTGGAAGCGTTGTGCAAGTTATGCGTGACCGAGTGCAACGTCGATCTGGTTGTGGCCACACCGCCCTACTCCCGATTACAGAGACTATGTTCTGTATTGACCAGGCTTCTATGCCGCAGCGAGGAGCAGGTGCTGCGCGAGTTCGGCGTTAATCTGCTGCACTTTCTGTCGGCTGCAGACAGTGGTGTCGCGCGTACTATCGCCCTGCAGACACCGTGTGTCGCGTTACTCGTCGCGTTTATAGAGCAGGCTGAAACAAGCGCGCTTGGGGTTGCGAATCAACATGGTTTGGCAGCCCTACGCGACAATCCCGAATCGATGGGCACTAGCCTCGACATGCTGCGACGCGCGGCCGGTACGCTACTCAACCTTGCCAGGCATCCGGACAACCGAACTCTCCTGCTGCAACACGAGTCCCGCCTGCTCGCTCTGGTCATGAGCCAGATTCTGGATCAGCAAGTTGCAGCGATAGTCGCGCGTGTATTGTTCCAGTGTTCTAGGGGCACGTAA